GGAACTCCTGGGCCGCCGTGGTCGCGCAGACCGACTGGCCCAGCGCACCGTGCCCGCTGCCCTGCCAGGCGACCACCACCCCGGCCGGGAGGGCCTGGGCCGCGCGCTCGCCACCCGCGGCCGGCGTCACCGGGTCCGCGGCCGAGGTCAGCACCAGCACCGGCGGCGCGCCGACCAGCTTCGGCACCTGCACCGCCTGCGGCACCGGGAAGGGACCGCAGGTCAGCAGCTTGCGCGCGAAGTACGCCCCGAACAGCGGGTGCTTCTCCCGCCAGTCCGCGGTCAGGCTGTTCACCCGTTCCGGTGGGATGCGGGTCGTGGTGTCGTTGCAGGTGGTGACGATCCCGGCGTCCAGCCACGGCGGGCTGTCGTCCTGGTCGACCAGCAGCGGTGCGACGAAGGCGGTCAGCTTGCTCCCGTCCCCGCCCTCGGCCGCCACCAGCGCGTCCGCCAGCTGCGGCCACCGCGACCGGTCCGCCAGCCCCACCAGCACCGCCACCGTCGCCGTGCCCGGCGTCAGGTCGACGTCCTCACCGCGCAGCGGCGCGTCCCGCAACGCCTCCAGCAGCGCCGTGAACCGGCTCGTCGCGGTGGCGCCCAGCGGGCACCCGCGCAGCACGCAGTCCTTCTCGAACGCGGCGAACGCCTCACCGGCCGCCACCGCGCGCGCCTCGGCCACGCCCTGCGCGTCCAGCGTCGGGTCGGGCGCGCCGTCGAGCACCAGCCGGCCGATGCGGTCCGGGTACCGGCTCGCGTACGTGGTGAGCACCCGCGAACCCTCGCCGACGCCGATCCCGTTGAGGTGCGGCACGCCCAGCGCCTCGCGCAGCTGCTCCAGGTCGGCCGCGGTGCGCCAGGAGTCGACCGCGGTCAGCCGGTTCTCCAGGTCGATCACGCACTCCTGGCTCGCCTTGGTGAACGCCTCCTGCAGGTCCTCGGAGGTCGGGTCGGCCGGGTCGGCCTCCACGATGGCCGTGCGCGCCGAGTTCGGCACGCACTGCACGCCGTCCGACTGGCCGGTGCCCCGCCGGTCCACGCCGATCAGGGTGAACGTGCTCAGCACCTCCGCGGGCAGCACCGCCGCCAGCCGCGCGGCCTTCAGCGTGCCGGGCTCGCCCTCCGCGTCGCCGACGACCACCAGCGGGGTGCCGCCGGTGCCCACGCGCAGCAGCGCCACGCCCAGGCTGCCGCGACCGGGCCGGTTCGACGCGTCCAGCCGCACGGTCAGCCGGGCGCACTCGTACTCGTGGTCGCCCGCGGGCGCGGTGCCGGCCATCCGGGACTCGGTCTCCTCCGTGCACGACGACCACGTCAGGCCGCCCTGCTCGAAGTCCTCCAGCGGCGGCACCTCTCGGGGACCGGAGGGCACCGCGGCCTGCGCGCTCTCGGCGCCGTCGCCGCGCACGGCGATCACCGGCCGGGTCGAGGGACCCGCGCTGCACGCGGCGAGCGCGCTCAGGGCCACCAGGATCAGGGCGGCGTGACGCCGACGCGGCACAGCAGGTCCTCGCTCTCTCCCAACAGAGTGGGGGAAGCCTCACACAATCCAGGTGAGAACCCGGTGAGCGGGGTGTCAGGATGGTCGCCGTGGTCATGGTGCACGTCGAAGGGCTCCCCGAACGCAGGTACCACCGCGCGGGGCCGCTCGCGCTCGCCGCCAGGGCGTTCGGCGCGATACCGCCACCCGCCCTGGTGCTGCTGGGCGTGGTCAGCGTCCAGGTGGGCGCGGCGGTGGCCAAGCAGCTGTTCACCGTGGCCGGTGCGACCGGCACGGTCATGCTGCGGCTGGTGCTGGCCGCGGTGGTGCTGCTGGTGGTGTGGCGGCCGTCGCTGCGGCTGGACCGGCGCACCTGGCTCGTCGTGGCCTCCTACGGCCTGGTGCTGGGCGCCATGAACCTGAGCTTCTACCAGGCGATCAAGCACATCCCGCTGGGCGCGGCGGTCACCATCGAGTTCCTGGGCCCGCTGGCGGTGGCCGTGCTGGGCTCGCGGCGCTGGCTGGACGGGCTGTGGGCGCTGCTCGCGGCGTCCGGCGTGCTGCTGCTGACCAGGGTGGACGGTGGCCTGGAGCTGACCGGCGTGCTGTTCGCGCTGGGCGCGGGCGCCTGCTGGGCCGGGTACATCCTGCTGGCCGCCGCGCTGGGCAACCGCACCTCCGACGGCGGCGGCCTGGCGCTGGCGATGGTGTTCGGCTCGGTGCTGGTGCTGCCGTTCGGCATCGCCGAGGCCGGTACCGCGCTGCTCGACCCCGTCGTGCTGGTCGCGGGCGCGGCGGTGGCGCTGCTGTCGTCGGTGGTCCCGTACTCGCTGGAGCTGGAGGCGCTGCGCACCATCCCGCCGCGCGTGTTCGGCATCCTGATGAGCCTGGAGCCCGCGGTCGCCGCGCTGGCCGGGCTGCTCGTGCTGCACGAGGGGCTGCACGCGGCGCAGTGGGTCGCGGTGTTCTGCGTCGTGCTGGCGTCGATCGGGGCCACGCGCACGGCCAGGCCGCCGGAGGTGTAGCGGCGGCGCGCGGCGGGTGTCAGGGCTGCTGCCCCGGCTCCGGTCCGCGGTCGGGGGCGGTGCCCGGGGTGCTGCCGGCCCCCGGGGTGCTGTTGGCCCCGACGTCCGGAGCGTTGTCGGCCCCGGTCTTCGGGGTGCTGTTCGTCCCGGCGTCCGGAGCGTTGTCGGTCCCGGTCTTCGAGGCGCCGTCCGACCCGGTGTCCGGCGTGTCCCCGGTCCCGGAGTCCGGCTCGGCATCGGTGCCCGGCTCCGCGCTCAGCCTGCCGTCCAGCAGTTCCCCGCCGCGCTGCTCGAACTCGGCCGCGTAGGCCGCCGAGTACTTCCGGTAGACCGCGAGCCGGTCGCCGCCCGCCGCCACCTCCGCCCGGAACTCGTCCCGCAGCAGGCGCATGGTGTTGACGTCCGAGCGGCGCTTGTTGCTGTGCAGGTACGGCTTGAACGTCACGTTCAGCCCGCCCACCACGGCCGCCGCCAGCAGCAGCACCTTGCCCAGCGGCGTCTCCGACGAGGTGAACCCCACCGCCAGCACGGCGGGCACCAGGATCATCACCACCGTGTAGGACATGCCGGTCGTCCGGTGCACGTTGCGCCACAGCGACAGCCGGCGGCAGTCCTGCCGCATGCGGTCGTCCAGTTCGCCGATGAGCGCGTCCACGTCCCCCACCACGACCTGCAGGCTACGCCGGTCGCACCTCACCGCGAAGGACCGACTCCACGTCGTAACGAGCCGGTTGTTCGAGCTGGTCGTAGCGGCACGACCCGGCGTCCCGGTCGGGCCGCCACCGGCGGAACTGGCCGTTGTGGCGCAGCCGGGCGGGCGCGGCGCCCTCGGTCTGCGTGTAGGAGATCTCCAGCACCCGCTCGGGCCGCAGCGGCACCCACTCCGCCTGCTTGCCCCGCCACCGGTTGATCTCACCGGGCAGCCGGCGGCCGTCCGGCTCGACCAGCCACGGGTGGTCGCCGTCGGTGATCAGGTCGGCCAGCTCGGACGCCAGCGCGCGCCGCTCGGCGGCCTTGAACGACCCGACCACGCCCACGTGGTGCAGCACGCCTTGGTCGTCGTGCAGGCCGAGCAGCAGCGAGCCGACCGCCGTGCCCGGCTCGGTGTCCTTGTGCCAGCGCAGGCCCGCGACCACGCACTCCGCGGTGCGCGCGTGCTTGACCTTGACCATGGTGCGCTTGCCGGGCGTGTAACCGCCGGTCGCGGGCTTGCCGATGACGCCGTCCAGGCCCGCGCCCTCGAACAGCTCGAACCACTGCGCCGCCACCGCCGCGTCCGCGGTCGAGGGCGTCAGGTAGAGGGAGTCGCCGGGGGTGATCAGGCCCTCCAGCACCTCCCGCCGCCGCGCGCACGCCTCGTCCAGCAGCACCCGGTCGCCCAGGGCGAGCAGGTCGAACGCCACGAACCCGGCGGGCTGCTGCTCGGCCAGCAGCGCGATGCGGCTCGCCGCCGGGTGGATGCGCTCGGTCAGCGCGTCGAAGTCCAGCTTGCCGCCCTTGGCCACGACCAGCTCCCCGTCCACCACGACCCGCGGCGGCAGGGTGCGCCGCAGCGCGGCCTCCGCTTCGGGGAAGTAGCGGTTGAGCGGCTTGCCGCTGCGCGACTGGAGGACCACCTCGTCGCCGTCGCGGAACACCAGGCACCGGTAGCCGTCCCACTTCGGCTCGAACAGCAGGTCCGAACCGGTCGGGATGGCGTCCACCGCGGTGGCCAGCATGGGCTGGACGGGTGGCTTCAGCGGGAGCGGCACGCCGGCCATCCTGCCCGGTGAACAGCGCTAATGCACGCGTTTGCGCTCTTTCGCGCCCAGCTCCAGCACCACGGCCGCGGGCACCGTCGCCTCCAGGGCGGTGCGCGCCCCGGCCAGCACCCGGGCGTCCAGGGCCTGCCACACCGCGCGCACGTCCGCGCCGGGCCGCAACACCAACCGCACCCGCAGCGCGGGCGAGCCCACCGCCGACACCCGCTTCCCGGCGTCTGCCCGTGCCGCCGCGTCCGGCGCTTTCGGTGCGCCTGTCGCCGACACCCGCTTCCCGGCGCCCGTTCGCACCGCCGCGTCCGGCGCTTTCGGTGCGCCCGATGCGCCCACCACCGACACCCGCGCCGCGGCCACCCCGTCGACCCGCTCGGCGTCCGCCCGCACCGCCGCGGCCAGCGCGTCCGGCGTGACCACCAGCCCGTCGTCGAGCACCAGGTCCGGGTGGGCCTCCGACCGCACCGCCCGCCACGCCCACAGCAGCCCGGACAACACCGCCAGCAACCCCGCCACGACCAGCCCGGCCCGCACCCACGGCAGGTGCCCGCGCGCCCAGTCCAGCGCGACCGGGTCCAGCACCGGCCGGTCCACCCGCCAGTAGTGCAGGGCCAGGGCAGCGAACCCCAGCAGCAGCGCGACGAGCCCGACCAGCACCGCCATGGTCCGCTCGGTGCGGCAGGAACGGATCACCGGCCCTCCCGGTCCTTCGGCGAGAGGACGACGACGGACACGGCGGGCCTGTCGGCCAGCGGCAACTCCTCGACCACCGCCCGCGCCACCTCCAGCAGCCGGGGGCGCAGCGCGGCCTCGTCGTGGGTGCGGCTCACCGCGCGCACCCGGACCCGGCGCCGCGAGGCCGTCACCGACGCCTCCACCACCCCCTGCTCGACCCGCACGCGGCGGCCGACCACCCGGGCCAGCGAGGCGGGCGTGATCGCCACCCGCACCCGGTCCGCCGGGGCGTCCAGCGGCACCAGCGGGGCACGCGCGGCGAGCGCCACGACCAGCAGCACCAGGCCGCCTGCCGCCATGCACGCGCCGACCAGGGGGACCGGGCGGTCGGTCCAGGTCCAGGCGGTCGGGGAGAGGCCGGTCAGCGGGCCGACCAGCGAGCCCTGACCGACCCACCGCCACCCCACCTCGACCACGACGAGCAGCCCGGCGGCGGCCAGCGCCAGCCCGAGCAGCGGGGACAGCACCCGCAGCACCACCCGCACCGCTCACCCCACCCCGGGCCCGCCGCGCAGCGCCGTCACCGTCACCAGCACCGACCGGACCCGGTACCCGGTGATCCGCTCGACCTCCCCGGCGACGCACCGCCGCACCTCGGCCGCCGCCGCCCGGAGCGGCGCCGGGTAGGCCAGCGCCACCCGGACCGCCACGGCCACATCCGGCCCACCGGGAACGGCGGCGCCCGACTCGGCACCACCCGGCCCGTCGGCCGGCCCGTCGTCCAACCCGCGGTCCGGCCGCCCGTCGTCCAGTCGGATCGCGCCACCCACCCCCGCACCGTCCACCCGCGCCACCCCGTCGGGCACCGCGCCCGGCACCAGGCGCACCGCGTGCGCGGCCACCTTCCGCACCACGGACGAGTGAATCTCCAGCACCCCGGTCACCGGTCGCGCCCGCGGCCGAGCAGGTCGCCCAGGTCCAGCCGCCCGTCGAGCACCCGGCCCACCACCACGCCGATCACGCCCACCGCGAGCGTCACCACGAAGGCACCGAACCCGTTCGTCGCCGCCAGGCCCAGCACCAGGCCCGCGACCAACCCGGTCTGCGTCGCGCTCATCGCCCCTCCCCGCCACCCGGCCGCAGCAGGCGGCGCCACCACGGCCTGCGCTCCGCCGACGGCTCCCGGTGCGCGGCCAACTCCTCGCGCAGCGCCGCCAACCCCAGCGCGAACGCCTCCGGGTCACCGCCGTCCGCGCGGGACCGCCCGCGGCTCACGCGTCCACCAGGTCGGCCACCACGACGTCCACGGGCACCGGCCCGGCCACCGCGCCGACCCGCTCGCGCAGCTCGGCGACCACCTCGGGGATCGGGTGCCCGAGCCGCAGCACCACGGCGACCTCCACGCGCTCCTCCACCCGCACCCCGACCACGCGCCGCCCGGGCAGGCAGGAGCTGAATACCCCGTCGAGCCGCGCGACCGCGGGGTGGGCCAGCAGCGCGGCCTCGACGTCCTCGGACACGTGCATCACTCGACCCTCGACTGCCCGGCGGGCTGCTCGTCGTCCTCGGGCAGGTGGATGTCGTTGACCGCGATGTTGACCTCGATGACCTCCAGGCCGGTGATCCGCTCCACCGAGGTGATCACGTTGCGCCGCACGGCGCGGGCCAGGTCGACGATGCCCGCCCCGTACTCGACCACCAGGTCCAGGTCGATCGCGGCCTGCTTCTCGCCGACCTCCACGGCAACGCCCGCCGTGTTCGCGGTGCCCGCGCCGGGGATGCGCTCGCGCAGCGCGCCGAACGCGCGGGACACGCCGCCGCCGAGCGCGTGCACGCCGGAGATCTCCCGGGCCGCGATGCCCGCGACCTTCTGCACCACCGACGAGGCGATGGTGGTCCTGCCCTGCGAGGTGTCCTCGGCGAGCCGGGCGGGTGGGCCGCCCTCCGCTGCGGCGGCGCTGCTCTCGGCCATGGCGGTCCTTTCGACTCCGACTCCCACACCGACCCCGGTGCCGGCACCGGACTCCGGTGCCGACGACGTCGTGCACCCGTTCGGATGCGGACTGTGCCCAGATCGCGCCGCCACCGCGACCCGAGTCACCCGTCAGTGTCAGTTCAGGTCACTTCACCCCGCTCGCCCCGCGCCCGCCCACCGGTACCGCAACAGCAGCGTGCTGTCGTCGTGGAGCACCGACTCCAGCTCCAGCGCCCGCCGCGCCTCCGGCAGCCCCGCCGTGATGCGCCCCGCGTCACCGCCGACCAGCAGCGGGGACAGGGTCAGGCACAG
This portion of the Saccharothrix syringae genome encodes:
- a CDS encoding alpha/beta fold hydrolase is translated as MPRRRHAALILVALSALAACSAGPSTRPVIAVRGDGAESAQAAVPSGPREVPPLEDFEQGGLTWSSCTEETESRMAGTAPAGDHEYECARLTVRLDASNRPGRGSLGVALLRVGTGGTPLVVVGDAEGEPGTLKAARLAAVLPAEVLSTFTLIGVDRRGTGQSDGVQCVPNSARTAIVEADPADPTSEDLQEAFTKASQECVIDLENRLTAVDSWRTAADLEQLREALGVPHLNGIGVGEGSRVLTTYASRYPDRIGRLVLDGAPDPTLDAQGVAEARAVAAGEAFAAFEKDCVLRGCPLGATATSRFTALLEALRDAPLRGEDVDLTPGTATVAVLVGLADRSRWPQLADALVAAEGGDGSKLTAFVAPLLVDQDDSPPWLDAGIVTTCNDTTTRIPPERVNSLTADWREKHPLFGAYFARKLLTCGPFPVPQAVQVPKLVGAPPVLVLTSAADPVTPAAGGERAAQALPAGVVVAWQGSGHGALGQSVCATTAAQEFLVNAKVPVSGTVCPP
- a CDS encoding EamA family transporter; the protein is MVAVVMVHVEGLPERRYHRAGPLALAARAFGAIPPPALVLLGVVSVQVGAAVAKQLFTVAGATGTVMLRLVLAAVVLLVVWRPSLRLDRRTWLVVASYGLVLGAMNLSFYQAIKHIPLGAAVTIEFLGPLAVAVLGSRRWLDGLWALLAASGVLLLTRVDGGLELTGVLFALGAGACWAGYILLAAALGNRTSDGGGLALAMVFGSVLVLPFGIAEAGTALLDPVVLVAGAAVALLSSVVPYSLELEALRTIPPRVFGILMSLEPAVAALAGLLVLHEGLHAAQWVAVFCVVLASIGATRTARPPEV
- a CDS encoding ATP-dependent DNA ligase gives rise to the protein MAGVPLPLKPPVQPMLATAVDAIPTGSDLLFEPKWDGYRCLVFRDGDEVVLQSRSGKPLNRYFPEAEAALRRTLPPRVVVDGELVVAKGGKLDFDALTERIHPAASRIALLAEQQPAGFVAFDLLALGDRVLLDEACARRREVLEGLITPGDSLYLTPSTADAAVAAQWFELFEGAGLDGVIGKPATGGYTPGKRTMVKVKHARTAECVVAGLRWHKDTEPGTAVGSLLLGLHDDQGVLHHVGVVGSFKAAERRALASELADLITDGDHPWLVEPDGRRLPGEINRWRGKQAEWVPLRPERVLEISYTQTEGAAPARLRHNGQFRRWRPDRDAGSCRYDQLEQPARYDVESVLRGEVRPA
- a CDS encoding DUF6286 domain-containing protein: MRVVLRVLSPLLGLALAAAGLLVVVEVGWRWVGQGSLVGPLTGLSPTAWTWTDRPVPLVGACMAAGGLVLLVVALAARAPLVPLDAPADRVRVAITPASLARVVGRRVRVEQGVVEASVTASRRRVRVRAVSRTHDEAALRPRLLEVARAVVEELPLADRPAVSVVVLSPKDREGR
- a CDS encoding Asp23/Gls24 family envelope stress response protein; its protein translation is MAESSAAAAEGGPPARLAEDTSQGRTTIASSVVQKVAGIAAREISGVHALGGGVSRAFGALRERIPGAGTANTAGVAVEVGEKQAAIDLDLVVEYGAGIVDLARAVRRNVITSVERITGLEVIEVNIAVNDIHLPEDDEQPAGQSRVE